In the Candidatus Methylomirabilota bacterium genome, TTCCTCGTTGTCCCGGATCGCGTGGAGTGCCGTTGGGTCGCGACCGGAGGGCTTCCGACTTGGAAATCCCGAGCCCGAAGCAAGTGGCACCAGAAGTGGCACCGGCAGGCGCCACACTGGGCCCGGACGTCGCTAAGTGCCGGAAAAGATGGTGCCCCCGGGGTGAATCGAACACCCGACCCAGGGTTTAGGAAACCCTTGCTCTATCCGACTGAGCTACGGGGGCACGGAAGTTATCGAGCAGACTCGTCGATTTTACCACTTTGCGCCATCCGGTACCCGGCCGTGAAGCTCGTCGGTTGTGTCGCTTTCCGGTGATCCGGGAACCGTGTAAGATCGGAATTGTGAGCGATCTGCACGTGCTCGGGCCGTCCGGGCGATCCGGAGGAGGATGACGGGCATGATGCGCTCTCCCGGGGTGGCGCCTGCGAGGCGGGGGGCGCGCGGGTGGCCGCGGTCATGGCGGGTCTTGGCCCTCCTCGTCCTCACGGGCTGCGCGGCCCCGAAACCGGTCCTCTACCCCAATTCCCACTTCCAGAGCGTCGGTGCCGCGACGGCGGAGCGCGACATCACCGAGTGCCGGAAGCTGGCCGAGACCGCCGGGGCCCGGCCGCGAGCTGGCGAGGCGGCCGAGGTGGCGGGGACGACCGCGGTCGGTGCCGGGGTCGGCGCGGCCAGCGGTGCGGTCGGGGGCGCCATCGTGGGCTCCGCCGGAACCGGCGCCGCGGTCGGCGCGGCCGGTGGAGCCGCCGCCGGGCTCCTCGGGGGCTTGCTCGGAGCGATGTTCAGGCGGCCCGCGCCGAACGGCGCCTACCAGGGTATCGTCGACCGCTGCCTCCGCGAGAAGGGATACGAGCCGGCCGGCTGGCAGTGATGGACCGCCAGGGTCAGCGACGCGGGGCCTACGAGGCGATGAACCAGCGCCTGGCGGTGGGGTCCGTCGTGAAGAAGCGCAGCAGCAGGGCCGCGACCTTCTGCCGGCCGCTCGGCGAGGGATGGGTACCGTCCTCCCGCAGGTCGGCGCAGAGCCACCGGAGGCCGTCGCTCCGGCCCCGCGTGCCGTCGGCCCAGAGATACGGACCCCAGCCGAGCCACGGTCCCCGGAGCCGGCCCTCGATCCTGTCCTGCACCACCCACTTGACGGCAAACCCGCTCTCGTAGGCGAACGGCTCGGGGTTGAGCCGGGTCGTGGCGTAGCCGGCATAGATGCGGCTCGAGAGATAGACGAGCCGGAGGTTCGGGAAGCGCCGGGCGAGGATGCCTGTGATGGCCTCGAGGTCGGCGCGCAGCACCCCGGCGTCCGCCGGGAACGGACGGCTCTCGCCCGCGATCGCCTCCTTGAGCCAGACCACCTGCACCTGGGCGGCCGTGACGCGGGCCGCGGCGAGCCGCAGATCGACGGCGCGCCAGAAGGGCGCGGCCGGGTCCTTGATCCGCTCCGCGTCCTGACCTCCCTGCGCCCCGTCGACGAGCGTCACGTGCCGGCTCTTGCGCGGGTCAGCGTCGGCGATCGCCTTGAAGGTCGAGAACTCCTGTGTCGTATTCGACATTCCGATCGACAGGAGAACGATGGTGCCGCCGGCCGACGGGCGGCCGTCGGGCCCCCGTGGCTCGACTCGCGCCGCGTAGGCGAGCCCGACCGAGAGGTAGGCGGCGGATGGCTGGTTGCGGCCGCCTGGATAGAGGCCTCCCTGATGGCCGTGGTAGGTGCGCGGGCCGAGGTCCGTCAGCGCGATGAGGCCGGTCGACGCCCGCGAGCAGTCAGCCGCATCGCTGGCGCCGGCCGACCCGGCTGCGAGGATGAGCGCGAGGAGCACGATCTTCTTCATGACCCGGTCGGAGACCTCCTGACGGTCCGTGGGGGGTCTTCATCGCTCGCTCCTGGCCCGCACGGTCGAGCCGACTCGTCGAGATTCCACGCTTCGCCGCCACGGTAGCGGCCGCTTCGGACGTCTGTCAACCCGGATCTTCGAGTCCAGGGTTCAGGGCCGGCGAACCGAGGTGGGCCTGGCGCGGTAGGATAGGTCCATCGGGATGGGGCGACGTCGAGCCACGCGGACGGCTTCCGAAACCGGGCCCGACCTCGTCGCGGAGGTCGAGCGCCTCTACGGCCTCCCGCTCGGCGAGTTCGTCCGGGCCCGGAATAGCCTGACCGCGCAATGGCGCCGGCAGGGTCGGGCCTCCGAGGCCACCGAGGTCGCGGCGCTGAAGAAGCCGAGTCCGGCCGTCTGGGCCATCAATCAGGTCGCGCGGCAGGAGCCGGAGGCCGTCGCGCGGTTCCTCGAGGCGGTCCAGGAGCTGCGCCGGGTCCAGGCCGGCCGGCGCGGCGTGGACATGGCCGCCGCGACCGAATCGCATCGCGCGGCGCTCGGCCGGCTCGTGGAGGGAGCGGGCGCGGCCTTGACGCGGGCCGGCCTCCGCGTCTCGCCGGACACGCTGAGGCGCATCTCGGGCACGGTGACCGGCGCCGCCGCGGATCGGCGCCACCAGGCGGACCTCCGGCGTGGTCGACTCACGCGAGAGGTCGCGGCGCCGGGCTTCGAGCTGTTCGCGGACGTGCCACTGGAGCTCGTCGAGCGCGAGGAAGCGGTGCCACGCTCCCGGGGGCGGACCGGCGAATCGGCTGCCGACAGGAAGGCGCGCGAGCGGCTCCTGCGCGCCCAGGAGGCCCTGCAGGTCGCGCGGTCAGAGGCGGAGACATGGCGTCAGCGGGCCGAGGATCTGGAAGGCGTGGCGGCCCGGCGCATGGCGGCCGCCGAGGAAGCGGCGGCCGCCATCGCGGAGCTGCGG is a window encoding:
- a CDS encoding glycine zipper family protein; protein product: MALLVLTGCAAPKPVLYPNSHFQSVGAATAERDITECRKLAETAGARPRAGEAAEVAGTTAVGAGVGAASGAVGGAIVGSAGTGAAVGAAGGAAAGLLGGLLGAMFRRPAPNGAYQGIVDRCLREKGYEPAGWQ